A genomic stretch from Lathyrus oleraceus cultivar Zhongwan6 chromosome 2, CAAS_Psat_ZW6_1.0, whole genome shotgun sequence includes:
- the LOC127120097 gene encoding aconitate hydratase 1: MASQNPFNKILKTLQKPGDGGEFGKYYSLPALNDSRIDALPYSIRILLESAIRNCDEFQVKANDVEKIIDWKNTSPKLVEIPFKPARVLLQDFTGVPAVVDLACMRDAMNRLGGDSNKINPLVPVDLVIDHSVQVDVARSENAVQANMELEFQRNNERFGFLKWGSNAFDNMLVVPPGSGIVHQVNLEYLGRVVFNTNGVLYPDSVVGTDSHTTMIDGLGVAGWGVGGIEAEAAMLGQPMSMVLPGVVGFKLSGKLRSGVTATDLVLTVTQILRKHGVVGKFVEFYGQGMSELPLADRATIANMSPEYGATMGFFPVDHVTLQYLKLTGRSDETVSMIESYLRANKMFVDYSEPQVERDYSSYLELNLEDVEPCVSGPKRPHDRVTLKEMKADWHACLDNKVGFKGFAVKKEAQTKAAEFKFRETPAKLRHGDVVIAAITSCTNTSNPSVMLGAALVAKKACDLGLEVKPWIKTSLAPGSGVVTKYLQRSGLQKYLNQLGFNIVGYGCTTCIGNSGDIDEAVASAITENDIVAAAVLSGNRNFEGRVHPLTRANYLASPPLVVAYALAGTVDIDFDTEPIGITKDGKQIFFRDIWPSSEEIADVVQSSVLPDMFRETYNAITKGNPMWNGLSVPSGNLYAWDSTSTYIHEPPYFKDMSMSPPGPHGVKDAYCLLNFGDSITTDHISPAGSIHKDSPAARYLTERGVDRRDFNSYGSRRGNDEVMARGTFANIRIVNKFLNGEVGPKTIHVPSGEKLSVFDAATKYKSEGHGMIILAGAEYGSGSSRDWAAKGPMLLGVKAVIAKSFERIHRSNLVGMGIIPLCFKTGEDAETLGLTGHERYTIDLPSNVNEIRPGQDITVVTDNGKKFSSTLRFDTEVELAYFSHGGILQYAIRNLINAKH; encoded by the exons ATGG CATCTCAAAATCCATTCAACAAGATATTGAAGACGTTGCAGAAGCCAGGTGATGGCGGTGAATTCGGAAAGTACTACAGTTTGCCAGCTCTCAACGATTCCAGAATCG ATGCACTTCCTTACTCGATTAGGATACTTTTGGAATCTGCGATTCGTAACTGTGATGAGTTTCAAGTTAAGGCTAATGATGTTGAGAAAATTATTGATTGGAAGAATACATCTCCCAAACTGGTGGAAATTCCGTTCAAGCCTGCTAGAGTGCTTTTGCAG GATTTTACCGGGGTGCCTGCTGTTGTTGACCTTGCCTGTATGCGTGATGCAATGAACAGGCTTGGTGGTGATTCTAATAAAATTAATCCATTG GTACCGGTGGATCTTGTCATTGATCACTCTGTTCAGGTGGATGTAGCACGATCTGAAAATGCTGTTCAGGCAAATATGGAACTTGAATTTCAGAGGAACAACGAGAGATTTGGTTTCCTCAAATGGGGGTCAAATGCTTTCGATAACATGCTCGTCGTTCCTCCTGGATCAGGAATAGTCCATCAG GTTAATTTAGAATACCTTGGTAGAGTTGTGTTCAACACAAATGGTGTGCTTTATCCTGACAGTGTTGTTGGAACTGATTCACACACAACTATGATAGATGGCTTGGGTGTTGCTGGGTGGGGAGTTGGTGGAATTGAAGCTGAAGCTGCAATGCTTGGGCAG CCCATGAGCATGGTCCTACCAGGTGTGGTTGGGTTCAAATTATCAGGCAAACTACGAAGTGGTGTCACAGCTACCGACTTGGTGTTGACTGTTACTCAAATCCTAAGAAAGCATGGGGTTGTTGGCAAGTTTGTAGAGTTTTATG GGCAAGGCATGAGTGAACTGCCTTTGGCAGATCGTGCCACCATTGCAAACATGTCTCCTGAGTATGGTGCAACAATGGGATTCTTTCCTGTCGATCATGTCACTTTGCAATATTTGAAACTGACTGGCAGGAGTGATGAAACT GTTTCTATGATAGAATCCTATTTACGAGCTAATAAGATGTTTGTGGACTATAGTGAG CCCCAAGTGGAGAGAGATTACTCATCCTATTTGGAGCTCAATCTTGAGGATGTTGAACCATGTGTCTCGGGTCCAAAAAG GCCTCATGATCGTGTTACTTTGAAAGAAATGAAGGCAGATTGGCATGCCTGCCTCGACAATAAAGTTGGGTTTAAG GGTTTTGCTGTAAAAAAGGAAGCTCAGACAAAGGCTGCAGAGTTCAAATTCCGTGAAACACCAGCAAAACTTAGGCATGGGGATGTTGTTATAGCTGCTATCACCAGTTGTACAAATACCTCAAATCCCAGTGTAATGCTTGGAGCTGCATTGGTTGCAAAAAAAGCATGTGATTTGGGATTGGAG GTTAAGCCATGGATCAAAACAAGTCTTGCTCCAGGTTCTGGTGTGGTTACCAAGTATTTGCAGAGGAG TGGCTTGCAGAAGTATTTGAATCAGCTAGGGTTTAACATAGTTGGGTATGGATGCACCACATGCATTGGAAATTCAGGGGATATTGATGAAGCTGTTGCATCTGCAATTACCGAAAATG ATATAGTAGCTGCAGCTGTATTGTCTGGAAATAGGAACTTTGAGGGCCGAGTTCATCCATTAACAAGGGCTAATTATCTAGCTTCTCCACCTCTCGTTGTTGCCTATGCTCTTGCTGGCACA GTTGACATTGACTTTGATACTGAGCCGATTGGGATAACAAAGGATGGAAAACAGATCTTCTTCAGGGATATTTGGCCATCCAGTGAAGAAATAGCAGAT GTTGTGCAATCAAGTGTGCTGCCTGATATGTTTAGGGAAACATACAATGCTATTACCAAAGGCAACCCCATGTGGAATGGTTTATCTGTTCCATCTGGCAACCTTTATGCCTGGGACTCTACATCAACTTATATTCACGAGCCACCTTATTTTAAAGACATGAGCATGTCTCCCCCAGGCCCTCATGGAGTGAAGGATGCTTATTGTTTGCTCAACTTTGGAGACAGTATTACGACTGACCATATCTCTCCAGCCGGCAGCATACATAAGGATAGTCCTGCAGCCAGGTACCTTACAGAACGTGGGGTTGATAGACGAGACTTCAACTCCTATGGAAGTCGCCGTGGTAATGATGAGGTGATGGCAAGAGGAACTTTTGCCAATATTCGCATTGTCAATAAATTCCTGAATGGAGAAGTTGGGCCAAAAACTATACATGTTCCTTCTGGGGAGAAGTTATCAGTTTTTGATGCTGCAACG AAATACAAGAGTGAGGGACATGGTATGATTATTTTGGCCGGTGCTGAGTATGGGAGTGGAAGTTCTCGTGATTGGGCTGCAAAGGGACCAATGCTACTG GGTGTGAAAGCTGTCATAGCAAAAAGCTTTGAAAGGATTCACCGTAGTAATTTGGTGGGAATGGGTATAATTCCTCTATGCTTCAAGACCGGCGAAGATGCCGAGACTCTTGGATTGACTGGCCACGAGCGTTACACCATTGATCTTCCAAGCAATGTGAATGAAATTCGACCTGGTCAAGATATCACAGTGGTGACAGATAATGGGAAGAAATTTTCATCTACCCTGAGATTTGATACAGAG GTTGAACTTGCTTACTTCAGTCATGGAGGCATCTTACAATATGCCATCAGGAACTTGATCAATGCTAAACATTGA